The sequence below is a genomic window from Haloferax mediterranei ATCC 33500.
CCCTCCGGAATCGAGAGCGAGAAGGGGTCGTTAGTCATTGTGTCTGCTGACGTGACGGAGTGACTTCATTGATACGTTCCCGGCGACAGATTCGACGGGCGTGATGGAGTCAAGGTGCATTACTCCAGTGACCGCGCCGAGTTGACGACGACGAGGAGGCTCGATGTACCCATCGCAATAGCGGCGAAAAGCGGGTTAAGAACGCCGAGCGCCGCCAACGGGATGGCGACCGCGTTGTAGCCGAACGCCCACGTCAGGTTGCCGCGGATGCGACGGTTCACACCGGCCGAAAGCGAGAACACTTCGGGAACCGCGTCGATGTCGCGGCCGACGAGAACCGCGTCGGCGGCGTCGCCCGCGATATCCGTTCCCGTTCCGAGCGCGATGCCGATGTCGGCCGCGGCGAGCGCGGGGGCGTCGTTGCTCCCGTCACCGACCATCGCGACGGCCCCTCGACTCCGGAGGCGTTCGACCGTCTCGGCTTTCGCTTCCGGCGGGACGCCAGCGAACACGTCCGTCACGTCGGGGTGGTCGCGGAAGCGCCGCGCCGCCCGTTCCGAGTCGCCCGTGAGGACGACCACGTCGCGCTTCCCACCCCCGGCGACGGCGGCGACCACGTCGTCCCACGCCTCACGCGGTTCGTCGCCGACGACGAGGACTGCTCGGGCGCGCCCGGCGCGTCCAACGACGACTGGTACGGCACCGTCGCCCCACGCGTCTTCGATTGCGGATTCGAGGTCGGCGTCGATGGTCATCCCCTGTTCGCGGAGGAGCGCGGGGTGGCCGACGACGACCTGCTCGGCGGCAATCGTTCCCGAAACGCCTCTGTCGTGAACGGTGATGTCGTCGGCGTCGACATCCGGGACAACAACATCGGCGTCTTCGGCCGCCGCCACGACGGCCGTGGCGAGCGGGTGCGCGGAGAAGCGTTCGAGCGCCGCAGCCACACCCAGTGACGACGGGTCGCCTTCAATCCGCAGGACGGCCATATCGCCGTCCGTGAGGGTACCTGTTTTGTCGAAGACGACCACGTCAACGTCCGGAACCGCCTCGAAGACCGCTTCCGAAGCGACGACGATACCGCGACTCGCGGCTTCTTTGATACCCGATGCGACCGCCAGCGGCGTGGCGAGACCGAGGGCGCACGGGCACGAGACGATGAGGACGGTGAGACCGACGAGGAGCGCGGCTGTCGCCGATTCGCCCCGAAAAAGCGTCCAACCGAATGCGACGACGGCGAGGGCGAGTACGGTCGGCACGAAGATGGTCGCCAGTTTGTCCGCGAGGCGCTGGACGCCCGACCGGGCGCTCTGGATGTCCCAGAGCAGTTCGACCAGTCGGTCGAGCGTGCTCGTGGCGTCCTCGCCGACTTCGACGACGAGCGGGCGGTCCGTGACGACGGTCCCGCCGAGCACGTCGTCACCGGGGCGCTTGGTCCGCGGCATCGACTCGCCCGTGACGAGCGCCTCGTCGACTGCGGCGGTTCCCTCGGCAACCGTGCCATCGACCGGGACGCGTTCGCCCGGGCGAACCTCGACTCGGTCGCCGGATTCGAGGGCGTCGAGGTCGACAGTTTCGACACGGCTGCCGTCGCCCCCGCTGTCGCTGTCGGCGATTCGGCGGCGGGCTTCCGAAACGCGTGAGGCCGCGAGGTCCGAGAGCATCCCGGCGGCCGTCCGCTTGATGCGGTCTTCGTAGTAGTTTCCGAGCGTCACGACGAGGATGATGGCGACGGTCACGTCGAAGTAGACGTGAGTCTGTCCGACGAGGACGGCGGCCGTCGAGTAGACGTACGCGCTCGTCGCCGCCAGCGAGACGAGCAGGTCCATGTTCGGTTGCCCGGCGCGGAGGCTGACGAGTGCCCCGCGGAGGATGGGAAAGCCCGTGTAGAACAGGACAATCGAGGTCATGACCCAGATGTTGCCGAGGATATAAATGCCGTCGAAGACGCCGAGTTCGACCACTGGGGGAAACCCCACGTAGGTCGGGTACAGAAAGAGGACGTACCACAGCATCACCATCATCCCGAAGACGCCGCCGCCGATGACGAACCGAGCGACCTGATTGTCGGCCCGCTCTGCGGCCTCGCGTTCGTCCGGGTCGCGGGTGCCGTAGCCGTAACGTGCCAACGTTCCCGAGAGGTCGTCGAGGTCGGCGGCGTCGGGGTCGTAGGTGACGCGAACCATGTCGTTGGCATAGCTCGCTTCCGCGGCGTAGACACCCTCACAGGTTCGCGCCGTCCCGGAGACGAACGCCTCACAGGTCGCACAGTGCATCCCGTCGACCGCCATGTAGGTTCTCTCGGCGTCGTCCGGCACGGTTTCTGCTTCGCCCGCGAGTTTCTGCTCGACCGTCTCGGGGTCGGCGCTCGCCGCGTCGCCGAGCGTCCGGGTAATTTCGAGACAGCCGCGACAGCAGAACTCGCCGTCGATGGACTCGCCCGTAACGGGCGGATTCGGCGTCGGCAACCCACAGAGGTCGCAGCCGTCGGTGTCGGCGTCGCCGGATTCGTCGCCTGCGCCGCGCGGTCGCGTCTTCGTCCCCATGGTCACCCCAGCGGTTGGTAAAAGGGAATGTGAATGTGCGGGACCTCGACCCCGAGGAGCATCAGCCCGTGGGAGAGCGAGATGTACCCGAGGACGAGAAACGCCGCGCCGAGTGCGCGGTGAATCGTGGCCCGCCGTCGCGCCGATACGTGGCCGAGGAGCGTCCCGTAGAGGAACAGCGTCGGAATCGTTCCGAGTCCGAGGAGGCCGAGTAGCGCTGCCGCCCGAACGGGTGCACCCGTAGCGAAGGCGTAGAGATACGCCGGATAGATAATCGGACAGGGAAGTAGGCCGTGTATCGCGCCGAGACCGAGGATGCGCGGGCCGCCGACGAGTCGGTCGACGCGGGCGGTCGCCCATCCACTGATGCGGCCAAAGAGACTCGTGACCGCAGCGGGCGTAAACCGGTCCATCGCGGCCGATTGGCCGACGAGGTAGCCGATTCCGGTGAGGATAATCACGGTTCCGACGAGGAGTCCGGTCGTTGCACGGACGCCGCTTCCGATGGCAGTAACTGAGTCGAACGCCCCGAAGAACACCTTCCCGACGAGTGCGAAGAGACCCCCGATAACTGCGTAACTCAGTGCCCGCCCGACGTTGAATAACGCGTGTTGCCGGACCTGCCGAAGCGTGAGCGACTGCGTCCCTTCTTGTTCGCTCAGTCGGTCCGCGTAGACACTGACGAGCGGGCCGCACATCCCGAGACAGTGCGCTCCGGCGAGGAGACCGACGACGAGAAACGCCGCGGCCTCCGGCGTGGCTGCTTCGAGTACGGGCGGCGTCGCTCCCCCGTCCATCTCAGGCAGTGTGTTCGTGGTCGGCGTCGCGGTCGGCGTCGTGGCCTGCGTCGTGGTCGTGGCCGCCCTCTGTCGGGCTCATGAGGAGGTAGATAACCGTCGAGATGAGAAGGACGTTGACGACCGTAACGACTCCTGCAAGCGGGTTCTTCGTCACACCGAAGATAATCACGGGCAAGAGCGCGAGCAGTGCAACCGTTCCGGCGAGCCGTGGCGTGAGTTCCATATCGGTTGATTCGTGACTACCTTGTTTCCGATTTCGTCGATTCCAACGCAATGGGAATGGTCTGTTGTCTTAATGTCCTATTCATCCTCATGAGCGGGTATGGCCGTTGATTCGACAGCTGAGGGAACCGCCGCAGCCCCGGCATCACGGGCCTCCAGTTCTGGAGATGTGCCGGCAGACGCGGCATCCAAATCCGGTTCTGGGCAGTCGGAACCCCCCGTTGATTCAATCGTCGGAACGGGCGACGATGGCATCGTGCGTGAAATCGAACACGACGACTTCGACCCGGTCGGAACGCTCGTACTCGTTCTCATCTACATGGCCATCCTCCTCGGAATGTGGGTGTTCATGTACTTCGTCGAGTTCCTCGGGCGGGGACTGACGGTGGTGGGCTAACATGGAGATTCACGCCTACGAAAAACTCTGGCTGGCGCTGGCACTCGTTCTCATCGTCGGGTTCATCGGGACGATTACGTACGGGGCCGCAGGCGCGGGTATCGATATGATAGACGATAAGGGGGGAACTGTCGACCCGGCGACGCTCAACGAACACCCGAAGTTCGGTGACCCCGGTATCGAGAAAACCGGCGAGAACCACTACGACGTCTATGTCGTCGCCAGACAGTTCGTCTTCGAACCCGGAACGTCCGAACCCCTCCGCGTTCCCGAGGGGAGCACCGTTACGTTCCACGTGACCGCGGCCGACGTCATCCACGGCTTCGAAGTCGTCGGCACGAACGCGAACACGATGGCGATTCCCGGACAGGTGTCCGAGTTCACGGTCGAATTCGACGAAGCCGGTGAGTACGGACTTCTGTGCAACGAATACTGTGGCTCCGGCCACCACGTCATGGAAGGGAAGATTGTAGTTATGGAACAGAGCGAATTCGACAGTTGGTACGAACAACAGGAACAACAAGAACAACAGACGGAGGGTGAGAACTGATGGCGACCGCACGTAGCGAACACGCGTTCGTCGACAAGTTCCCCGACGAGGCGGGCGTCATCAAGGCGACCTTCCTCGTCGCGTTCGTTGCCCTCGGCATCGGCGCGTTCTTCGGACTCATTCAGGCGCTCCACCGGACCAACGTCGTCCGCGTTATCGACTCCGCGGACTACTACACGATGCTGACGGGCCACGGCGTCCTCTTGGCAATCGTCTTTACCATCTTCTTCCTCTGTGGCGTCTTCCACTGGGCCACCGCGAGGAGTCTCGACCGCCCCGCAGAGAGCAAGTTGTTCTCGTGGGCGTGGGTCGGGCTCATGCTGACGGGGACGATTCTTGCTACCGTTGCTATTCTCGGCGGACTCGTTCCGAGCCTCGGAATGAGCGCGGACGTGCTGTTTACCTTCTACGCGCCGCTGCAGGCACACCCGATATTCTACATCGGACTGGCGATGTTCATCGTCGGAACGTGGCTTGCCGGAGCCGACTGGTTCCTCTCGTACCGGGCGTGGCGGAAAGACAACGCTGACGAACGCATCCCGCTGCAGGCGTTCATGGTCCTTACGACCATGATTATGTGGTACATCTCGACCCTCGGCGTCGCCGTTTCGGTCGTGTTCTTCCTCATCCCGTGGTCGCTCGGACTCATCGAGAGCGTCAACCCGCTTCTCACCCGCACGCTGTTTTGGTACTTCGGCCACCCAATCGTGTACTTCTGGCTGATGCCGGCGTACCTCATGTGGTACACCGTCCTGCCGAAACTCGCCGGTGGACGGCTGTTCAGCGACCCGCTCGCACGCGTCGTATTCGTGTTGTTCCTCCTGCTTTCGACCCCGGTCGGCATCCACCACCAGTACCTCGACCCGGGCATCGCGGAGGGCTTCAAGTTCATCGCGATGACGAACACGATGTTCCTGCTCCTGCCGTCGCTTCTCACGGCGTTCACCGTCGTCGCCAGCGTCGAACACGGTGCGCGCCAGCGCGGTGGCGAGGGCTACCTTCGCTGGCTCGGTGCGCTTCCGTGGCGCGACCCGGCTTTCACCGGCATGGCCCTGGCGGGCGCGATGTTCGCCGCGGGCGGCTTCTCCGGCATGATTAACGCCGGAATGAACATCAACTACCTCATCCACAACACGCTGTGGGTTCCCGGCCACTTCCACCTGACCGTCGGCACCGCTGTCGCGCTGACGATGATGGCCGGGTCGTACTGGCTGGTCCCGCAGGTCACCGGCACGAAACTCTACAGTCGACCCATCGGTCTCCTGCAGGTCATCATGTGGTTCGTCGGGATGGTGTTCATGTCGAACGCGATGCACCGCGCTGGGCTGGCTGGTATCCCGCGTCGCACTGCGGAACCGCAGTACCAGAACTTCGAGTTCCTGACGCCCATCGGGAGCATCTTCGAACTCCGCGTGCAGATTGCCCTCGGCGGCACGCTGTTGTTCCTGTCCGTGGTGCTGTTCCTGTTCAACATCCTCCTGACCTCGCTCGGCGAGGAGTCAGAGCGGCCGGTCGATGCGTACCTCCCAGAACCCCTCTCGGGTCCCGAGGGAAGCCCGCGCATCCTCGACAACCTCGCGATGTGGACCGGTATCGCCGCTCTGCTCGTCGTGCTCGCCTACACGCTTCCGCTGGCTGGCATCATCCAGAACGGCGGCGGCCTGTTCGGTGGTGGACTCCCCGTTCCAGCCACCGTCTCCGCAGGTCTCGACTTCGTGCTGATGACGGTTACGAGCGCGTTTAACACTCTGCTGGGGGTGGTCGCGTGAAGCTAACGAAGGCACGGGCGCTCGTCCTCATCGCCTTCAGCGTGCCAATCGCGATTGAACTGCGCACCGTGGCCGGCTTCTTCAACGTGGAACTGCCGCTCATCGCAGTTGCAGTCATCGAGTTCCTGTTCCTCGCCTTGCTGTTCGTCCTGTACGGACTCTACGGCGAGGGGTCGAACGCGGCGGCGTAACTCCCCTTTCGGTTCCACTGTTTTTTGTCTCGATTCGAGACCGCGCTTTGGCCCACCAGAAACGGCATAAAAACCCAGTATAACAGGGGTGAATCGAGCAGTTTCCCGCGTTCTGGGAAGCAGTCTGCCTCTATATGCGATATGGTTGCGTAGCTACACGTGACCATGACCAGCCTCGACCTGATGAAAGCCGGTATCGGTCTCGCAGTCGTTATTGGAATCGCCCTGACGGTGGTTGCCGGATACGCCCTGTTTACGACCCTCGGCGGTATTTCCGGGATGACCGTCGCCCCCGAACTCTTCGTCTCCATCCTCTTCGGCGGGCTTCTCGTCGCGTCTGCTGCCGCGGTTCGACAGATTGCGCCCAAGCCTCGGACCCGGGTCTGAACGATTACTGGACAATTCGAACCAATTCATTACCGGACGGCCCACATCTCATTCTTCGACGGCGCTCGCTAAGCGCCGACTGCACACCGAAGGGAGCCGATGAAGTCCCCGAGAGGAACCGTATCGACGTAATAACAATACTACTAGAACACCGACACTGCGATATGTACGAGACCATCCTCGTTCCCACCGACGGGAGTAGCCGTTCTCGCGCCGCCGCCAATCACGCAATCGACATCGCCAGCACGTACGGGGCGACGGTTCACGTACTCTCCGTCATCGACTCCAGCGACCTCGGCCTGTGGACCTCGGCCGACGTTCCCATCGAGCAGGTCAAAGAAGACCTTCGAGACGACGCCGAGACGGCAATCGAGGACGTTGTCGCCCTCGCAGATGGGTTGGATGTCCCGTCCGAGGCGGACATCCGAATCGGCGTTCCGTCCCGGGAAATTCTCGATACCGCCGACGAAGTCGGTGCCGACCTCATCGTGATGGCGACGCACGGACGAACCGGTCTCCGACACGCGATTCTCGGGAGCACGACGGAGCGAGTCGTCCGCGTTTCCGACGTTCCCGTGTTAACGGTTCGAGCGTAAGTTTGCCGGGGACTTCGAGAGCGATGTGCGAGCAAACTCAGGCCCTCACCCGGAGTCCGTCGCGGAGTGCACGTCGTCCGTAGGCGAGCAGTCCAACCGCGCCGAGTGCGCAGATGAGAAGCGGAATTACGTCGAGGCCGCCGACCCGCAGCGGGAAAGATGCCAGTTCATTTAACATGTTGTCCCGTCCCGACCCGTTCCCGAGCGCGAGGGGGTCCAATTTATTAACTTCTGTAGTAACTGTCCAGACGACAATGGTCACACTCGACGTACACGAGGACATGCAACGAATCGCCGACAGCGGCGTCGTCGCGGTGATGCGCGGCGCGGACGCAGACACTATCATCGACGTGGCCGACGCGCTAAATGAAGGTGGCGTCACCGCCTACGAGATTACGGCCGACAACCCCGACGCGATGGACCTCATCCGCGAGGTGTCGGCGTCCTTCTCGGACAGCGAGGCTATCGTCGGGGCGGGCACCGTCCTCGATGCGCCGACCGCCAACGCGGCCATCCAGGCCGGTGCCGAGTTCGTCGTCGGCCCGAACTTCGACGAGGGCGTCATCGAGACGTGCAACCGCTACGGCACGCTCGTCGCGCCGGGAATCATGACGCCGACCGAGGCCACCGACGCCTACGCCGCGGGCGCGGACTTCGTGAAGGTCTTCCCCGCGTCCTCTCTCGGACCGGGGCACCTCAAGAGTATGAAAGGCCCACTCCCGCAGATTCCGATGATGCCGACCGGCGGCGTCGGTCTCGACAACGCCGCGGACTACATCGAAGCGGGTGCGGTCGTCGTCGGCGCGGGCGGTGCGCTCATGGACGACGAAGCCATCGCAAACGGCGAGTTCGAAACCATCACCGAGACGGCCCGCGAGTTCTCGCGGATTATCGACGACGCTCGGGACAACTAACGACCGCGGGGCCGACTCCGCTCGTTACCGAATCGACCGCACGCGTTCTTCGAATTTCTCGGGAACCGTCTCCGCGAGCGTCTCAGGGTCCGAATCCCCGTTCGCCGCGACGAGATACGCCGCGCCGTCGTCGTCGCCGTAAGCGTGCTGGAAGTCGTAGACGAACCCCCAGCAGTTGGTGGATTCGGGGACCTCCGGACTCTCGGTGAGGAATTCGACCTGGCGGACGACGGCGTACTCGACCAGTCGGTTGACCGCCTCGCCGGTCGGCGTTTCTTCGTCGAATAGCCCCACCTCGCGCGCTTCTTCGACCAATGGAACGAGTCGTGAGACAGCGGCTTCGACGGACTCCGGCACGTCTTTCACGCCGTCGCCAACCACGGCCTCGTAGGCGGCCGTGACCGCTCCACAGCCCGTGTGACCGAGGACGACAATATCGGACGTTTCGAGCGCCGAGACGGCGTATCCGACGGCGTCGTTGACGACGAGCTTTCCGTCGATTTCGGTCCACGCTTGATTCCCCACGTTCACTGAAGTGAAGAGGTCGCCCGCTTCGTCGGCGTTCCAGACCGCTTCGGCCGGGACGCGCGCATCTGAACAGCTCACCGAGACGGCCGGTGGCGACTGCGAATCTCGGACGCCCTCGAAGTGGTCGTCTGCGAGGCTGTCGACGTGGTGCTCGTTTCCGGACAGGAGTGTCCCCAGTACCGTTCGAGTCATCGGTTTACGATGGGTTCGCGAGTCTATATAATTCCCTGCTCGTTACGATTTTGACCGCAGGGGTGCAGGATGGGGACATTCGGTATCCGCCTTCTTCGCTACTAGTCTGACGGTTACGCCGCCGAATTGCGGGTAGTTCTCGTCTAGCGGCCGTCGCGGTCAGCCGTGTTCTCGTCGGTCTCGACTATCTCTTCGTCATCCTCGGATGACTTCTCGTCGTCGTTGGATTCGCCCTTGTCATCGACTGACGGCTCATCCCCGGTAGCCCCGTCCGCAGCGTCTGTGGTGATGGATTCGCCCCAGATGAAGGGGTCCTCGTCTACCACGTCGTCATCTTCGCTGTCGTCGACTTCGTCATCTTCGCTGTCCTCCACGCTGCCATCGTCGGTACCTTTGCCGTCATCAACGCCGGTACCCTCGTCGCCGCTACCTTCGTCTTCACTCGCTTCACCCCCGCTGTCGCGGTCTGGTTCCGCCTCCTCGACGAACTCGGGCGAGCTTCCACTCACGTCGTTGCCCGCGTCGCCTGCGACAACCTCGCTTTCCTCGCGCTCCGGTTCGGCGACTTCGATACCGAGTGTTTCCTGCCGCGAC
It includes:
- a CDS encoding b(o/a)3-type cytochrome-c oxidase subunit 1, which translates into the protein MATARSEHAFVDKFPDEAGVIKATFLVAFVALGIGAFFGLIQALHRTNVVRVIDSADYYTMLTGHGVLLAIVFTIFFLCGVFHWATARSLDRPAESKLFSWAWVGLMLTGTILATVAILGGLVPSLGMSADVLFTFYAPLQAHPIFYIGLAMFIVGTWLAGADWFLSYRAWRKDNADERIPLQAFMVLTTMIMWYISTLGVAVSVVFFLIPWSLGLIESVNPLLTRTLFWYFGHPIVYFWLMPAYLMWYTVLPKLAGGRLFSDPLARVVFVLFLLLSTPVGIHHQYLDPGIAEGFKFIAMTNTMFLLLPSLLTAFTVVASVEHGARQRGGEGYLRWLGALPWRDPAFTGMALAGAMFAAGGFSGMINAGMNINYLIHNTLWVPGHFHLTVGTAVALTMMAGSYWLVPQVTGTKLYSRPIGLLQVIMWFVGMVFMSNAMHRAGLAGIPRRTAEPQYQNFEFLTPIGSIFELRVQIALGGTLLFLSVVLFLFNILLTSLGEESERPVDAYLPEPLSGPEGSPRILDNLAMWTGIAALLVVLAYTLPLAGIIQNGGGLFGGGLPVPATVSAGLDFVLMTVTSAFNTLLGVVA
- a CDS encoding carbonic anhydrase yields the protein MTRTVLGTLLSGNEHHVDSLADDHFEGVRDSQSPPAVSVSCSDARVPAEAVWNADEAGDLFTSVNVGNQAWTEIDGKLVVNDAVGYAVSALETSDIVVLGHTGCGAVTAAYEAVVGDGVKDVPESVEAAVSRLVPLVEEAREVGLFDEETPTGEAVNRLVEYAVVRQVEFLTESPEVPESTNCWGFVYDFQHAYGDDDGAAYLVAANGDSDPETLAETVPEKFEERVRSIR
- a CDS encoding heavy metal translocating P-type ATPase — encoded protein: MGTKTRPRGAGDESGDADTDGCDLCGLPTPNPPVTGESIDGEFCCRGCLEITRTLGDAASADPETVEQKLAGEAETVPDDAERTYMAVDGMHCATCEAFVSGTARTCEGVYAAEASYANDMVRVTYDPDAADLDDLSGTLARYGYGTRDPDEREAAERADNQVARFVIGGGVFGMMVMLWYVLFLYPTYVGFPPVVELGVFDGIYILGNIWVMTSIVLFYTGFPILRGALVSLRAGQPNMDLLVSLAATSAYVYSTAAVLVGQTHVYFDVTVAIILVVTLGNYYEDRIKRTAAGMLSDLAASRVSEARRRIADSDSGGDGSRVETVDLDALESGDRVEVRPGERVPVDGTVAEGTAAVDEALVTGESMPRTKRPGDDVLGGTVVTDRPLVVEVGEDATSTLDRLVELLWDIQSARSGVQRLADKLATIFVPTVLALAVVAFGWTLFRGESATAALLVGLTVLIVSCPCALGLATPLAVASGIKEAASRGIVVASEAVFEAVPDVDVVVFDKTGTLTDGDMAVLRIEGDPSSLGVAAALERFSAHPLATAVVAAAEDADVVVPDVDADDITVHDRGVSGTIAAEQVVVGHPALLREQGMTIDADLESAIEDAWGDGAVPVVVGRAGRARAVLVVGDEPREAWDDVVAAVAGGGKRDVVVLTGDSERAARRFRDHPDVTDVFAGVPPEAKAETVERLRSRGAVAMVGDGSNDAPALAAADIGIALGTGTDIAGDAADAVLVGRDIDAVPEVFSLSAGVNRRIRGNLTWAFGYNAVAIPLAALGVLNPLFAAIAMGTSSLLVVVNSARSLE
- a CDS encoding sulfite exporter TauE/SafE family protein, translated to MDGGATPPVLEAATPEAAAFLVVGLLAGAHCLGMCGPLVSVYADRLSEQEGTQSLTLRQVRQHALFNVGRALSYAVIGGLFALVGKVFFGAFDSVTAIGSGVRATTGLLVGTVIILTGIGYLVGQSAAMDRFTPAAVTSLFGRISGWATARVDRLVGGPRILGLGAIHGLLPCPIIYPAYLYAFATGAPVRAAALLGLLGLGTIPTLFLYGTLLGHVSARRRATIHRALGAAFLVLGYISLSHGLMLLGVEVPHIHIPFYQPLG
- a CDS encoding bifunctional 4-hydroxy-2-oxoglutarate aldolase/2-dehydro-3-deoxy-phosphogluconate aldolase, whose translation is MVTLDVHEDMQRIADSGVVAVMRGADADTIIDVADALNEGGVTAYEITADNPDAMDLIREVSASFSDSEAIVGAGTVLDAPTANAAIQAGAEFVVGPNFDEGVIETCNRYGTLVAPGIMTPTEATDAYAAGADFVKVFPASSLGPGHLKSMKGPLPQIPMMPTGGVGLDNAADYIEAGAVVVGAGGALMDDEAIANGEFETITETAREFSRIIDDARDN
- a CDS encoding cytochrome c oxidase subunit II, with translation MEIHAYEKLWLALALVLIVGFIGTITYGAAGAGIDMIDDKGGTVDPATLNEHPKFGDPGIEKTGENHYDVYVVARQFVFEPGTSEPLRVPEGSTVTFHVTAADVIHGFEVVGTNANTMAIPGQVSEFTVEFDEAGEYGLLCNEYCGSGHHVMEGKIVVMEQSEFDSWYEQQEQQEQQTEGEN
- a CDS encoding universal stress protein, coding for MYETILVPTDGSSRSRAAANHAIDIASTYGATVHVLSVIDSSDLGLWTSADVPIEQVKEDLRDDAETAIEDVVALADGLDVPSEADIRIGVPSREILDTADEVGADLIVMATHGRTGLRHAILGSTTERVVRVSDVPVLTVRA